One genomic segment of Heliomicrobium undosum includes these proteins:
- a CDS encoding 4Fe-4S binding protein: MAYRISADDCIACGACEGGCPVSCISEKEDGKRVIDESACIDCGACADACPVACIHQV; encoded by the coding sequence ATGGCTTATCGGATCAGCGCTGATGACTGCATCGCCTGCGGCGCCTGTGAAGGCGGTTGCCCGGTTTCCTGCATCTCGGAGAAGGAAGATGGAAAGCGCGTGATTGACGAGAGCGCCTGCATCGACTGTGGCGCTTGCGCCGATGCCTGTCCTGTCGCCTGCATTCATCAGGTGTAA
- a CDS encoding VCBS repeat-containing protein: MDYADFFSATEVQPMPGIILDVRFGDVNGDRIPDRVYLTGHRPDPQSPFVDRITLMIQDGRTMGTYPIPLRTNAGYNPTLFLGDFTGDGVMDIQVSIDSGGSGALTFEYIYSFLNNRPRLLFDDEQFNQFFQYDVNYRDMYKVDVVSKSLQKTFTIDIRYKGPEYLAEIYNPDGTLKAPIEGFVVGISGLYPVDFDRNGVYELLAFQGIAGRYNADRIGYVLTALKWDGSRFAVMNQWVAIFGG; this comes from the coding sequence ATGGATTACGCGGATTTCTTTTCAGCGACAGAGGTTCAGCCCATGCCGGGCATCATCCTGGACGTTCGGTTTGGAGACGTCAATGGCGATCGGATCCCTGATCGGGTCTACCTCACCGGCCACAGACCTGATCCCCAGAGCCCCTTTGTCGACAGAATCACTTTGATGATCCAAGACGGGCGGACGATGGGGACGTATCCCATTCCCTTGCGGACCAACGCCGGTTACAACCCGACACTGTTCTTGGGCGACTTTACCGGAGACGGTGTCATGGATATCCAGGTGAGCATCGATTCGGGAGGCTCCGGCGCGCTGACCTTTGAATATATCTATTCTTTTCTAAACAACCGTCCGCGGCTCCTGTTTGACGATGAGCAGTTCAATCAGTTTTTTCAATATGACGTGAATTACCGGGACATGTACAAGGTGGATGTGGTCAGCAAAAGCCTGCAAAAAACGTTTACGATTGACATCCGGTATAAAGGTCCCGAATACCTCGCTGAAATCTATAATCCTGACGGCACGCTGAAGGCGCCGATCGAAGGGTTTGTGGTCGGGATCAGCGGCCTGTATCCGGTTGACTTTGACCGCAACGGTGTCTACGAGTTGCTGGCCTTTCAAGGGATTGCCGGACGGTACAATGCGGACAGGATCGGCTATGTGCTGACCGCGCTCAAGTGGGATGGCAGCCGGTTTGCAGTCATGAATCAGTGGGTGGCGATTTTTGGGGGTTAG
- a CDS encoding stalk domain-containing protein yields MKKPLLLTAAALLTLTVAQVTANAGTTAYASVTSLPGNAAYASASATAGDAATAGNTAAVSITLNGTLLPFSGRIVEERTLVPLRGVSEALGLEPAWKAENQMVTLNGPSRTITMQVDDYKATVGDHRVSLDSPPQLIGDAVYVPLRFVSENLSVKVAWDAAAKTVNLSRITENAVTFKTVKEYSEDEKMIIDIQYPQIDGMKDAAAQERINRQIREQVTQFKQATLAEAEECHAQFAEAGLPPRVFSVVSNYEVKYNANNLVSLRFIDYNYLGGAHGMSYASSLTFDTTDGKVYELKDLFASSDYIDRISGQVKQQIKDRDIYLFSPFTSIDAKQPFYLRPDGIVVYYQLYELTAYAYGFPEFTIPYSQLSDLLTVPLR; encoded by the coding sequence ATGAAAAAACCCCTTTTGCTCACCGCTGCTGCGCTGCTGACGCTCACTGTCGCACAGGTCACTGCCAACGCCGGCACCACCGCCTACGCTAGTGTCACATCCCTCCCCGGTAACGCCGCCTACGCCAGCGCCAGCGCCACCGCAGGCGACGCCGCCACCGCCGGCAACACCGCCGCCGTCTCCATCACCCTCAACGGCACGCTCCTCCCCTTCTCCGGCCGGATCGTAGAGGAACGAACCCTCGTCCCCCTGCGGGGCGTCAGTGAGGCGCTGGGGCTCGAACCTGCCTGGAAGGCTGAAAACCAGATGGTGACACTCAACGGCCCCAGCCGGACGATCACCATGCAGGTGGACGACTACAAGGCGACCGTCGGCGACCATCGCGTCTCATTGGACTCGCCGCCGCAACTCATCGGCGACGCAGTCTATGTGCCCCTTCGCTTCGTCTCCGAAAACCTTTCCGTCAAGGTCGCCTGGGACGCGGCGGCCAAGACGGTGAATCTCAGCCGGATCACAGAAAATGCCGTCACCTTCAAAACGGTCAAAGAGTATTCAGAAGATGAAAAGATGATCATCGATATTCAATATCCGCAGATCGACGGCATGAAGGACGCTGCCGCTCAGGAGCGGATCAACCGCCAGATCCGTGAACAGGTGACCCAGTTCAAACAGGCGACCCTGGCCGAAGCCGAAGAGTGCCATGCCCAATTCGCGGAAGCGGGGCTTCCCCCGCGCGTCTTTTCTGTCGTCAGCAACTATGAAGTCAAATACAACGCCAACAACCTGGTCAGCCTCCGCTTCATCGATTACAACTACCTGGGCGGCGCCCACGGCATGTCCTACGCCTCTTCCCTCACCTTCGACACTACTGACGGCAAAGTCTACGAACTGAAGGATCTCTTCGCCTCATCGGACTACATCGACCGCATCAGCGGGCAGGTGAAGCAGCAGATCAAGGACAGGGACATCTACCTGTTTTCGCCCTTCACTTCAATCGACGCCAAGCAGCCCTTTTACCTGCGTCCCGACGGAATCGTCGTCTACTACCAACTGTACGAACTGACCGCCTACGCCTATGGGTTTCCTGAGTTTACAATCCCCTACAGCCAATTGTCCGACCTGTTGACCGTCCCGCTCCGATAG
- a CDS encoding methyl-accepting chemotaxis protein: protein MSQKSFFSFNSIAARTILSILPLTIVALVALSSVSFYYAKQIIHRGVDDEMSQQRNYVIRDIGARLTAHAKLADVTARNVEAYGETLSKDLYEQQMINTVTTNEETFGLGVFFEPNRYKPGLKYFGPYAYRNKDKIVPTWDYSNDTYDYFQYDWYKSGANTKLRYVWSDPYADSVTGVVMVTTTAPFYDKQKRFMGVTTADIDLTSLQKLMRETKVGEQGWAFLLDKHGTYISTNDEKKNMKVKMAEEENSTLVALYKDMETQKQGSGVFREGGSTYRVYYDVVPEVGWTVGLIIPEEELAASLNALMSKIVIIAAVSILFVCLVVYYFSRSITGNIKKIHQLSEQMAAGDFTGTVKVTSRDEIGQLADNINTMAEAVRTIVHKISLSAKDVHTSAESLRSGAEQSGKAAETISASIQQISSGIDQQAANINLNNQTVAEISAQIGTVSGTMVSIAGAAEKTLDQANGGNEAVKAAIQQINRIDEKVNSIAGVVNALGDKSKEIGQIVSLITSIADQTNLLALNAAIEAARAGENGRGFAVVADEVRKLAEQSGQAAGRISQLVGEIQGETANAVESTQDGTVAVQEGIVMVNKAGGAFHEIVDAVHLLSQQVKDAAAVIGEINEGAVTMVDSMDQVTKIDRESAKSLEDVAAATEEQAATAESVTFAAQQMAGMSVELDQSVKMFNV, encoded by the coding sequence ATGTCACAAAAAAGCTTCTTCTCATTCAACAGTATTGCGGCCAGAACGATCCTATCGATCCTGCCGTTAACCATCGTCGCCTTGGTGGCTTTATCATCAGTCAGTTTTTACTACGCCAAGCAGATCATCCACCGAGGCGTAGACGACGAAATGAGTCAGCAACGCAACTATGTCATCCGGGACATCGGCGCCCGCTTGACGGCCCACGCGAAACTCGCCGATGTTACAGCCCGCAATGTGGAAGCGTACGGTGAGACACTCAGCAAGGACTTATATGAACAACAAATGATCAACACGGTGACGACCAACGAGGAGACCTTTGGATTAGGCGTCTTTTTTGAGCCGAACCGGTACAAGCCGGGCCTGAAGTATTTTGGACCCTATGCTTATCGGAATAAGGACAAGATTGTCCCCACCTGGGATTACAGCAATGATACATATGACTACTTCCAGTATGATTGGTATAAAAGCGGCGCCAACACCAAGCTGAGGTACGTGTGGAGCGATCCCTACGCTGATTCTGTGACCGGCGTGGTCATGGTGACGACGACGGCCCCCTTTTACGACAAGCAGAAGCGGTTCATGGGTGTTACGACAGCCGACATTGATCTGACCAGTTTGCAAAAACTGATGAGAGAAACCAAGGTCGGGGAACAGGGCTGGGCCTTCTTGTTGGACAAGCACGGGACGTACATCTCCACCAACGATGAGAAGAAAAACATGAAAGTGAAAATGGCGGAGGAGGAAAACAGCACGCTTGTCGCCCTGTACAAAGATATGGAGACCCAGAAACAGGGCAGCGGTGTCTTTCGAGAAGGGGGATCCACCTACCGCGTTTATTACGATGTTGTTCCCGAAGTCGGTTGGACCGTCGGCCTCATCATTCCCGAAGAAGAATTGGCGGCATCGTTAAATGCCTTGATGAGTAAAATCGTAATCATTGCCGCTGTGTCTATCCTGTTTGTCTGCCTCGTCGTCTATTACTTCAGTCGCTCGATTACCGGCAATATCAAGAAAATCCATCAACTTTCCGAGCAGATGGCAGCCGGCGATTTTACGGGAACGGTAAAAGTGACATCCCGTGATGAGATCGGGCAGTTGGCCGACAACATCAATACGATGGCCGAAGCGGTGCGAACGATTGTTCACAAGATCAGCCTAAGCGCCAAAGATGTGCATACGTCCGCGGAGAGCCTCCGCAGCGGAGCGGAGCAGAGCGGAAAAGCGGCGGAGACGATCAGCGCGTCGATTCAACAGATCTCCAGCGGCATCGATCAACAGGCGGCAAACATCAACCTCAATAACCAGACGGTCGCCGAAATCTCGGCGCAGATCGGGACGGTCAGCGGCACTATGGTGTCTATCGCCGGCGCTGCGGAAAAAACGTTGGACCAGGCAAACGGCGGCAATGAGGCCGTCAAAGCAGCGATTCAGCAAATTAACCGGATCGATGAAAAGGTAAATAGCATAGCCGGCGTGGTCAACGCGCTTGGCGATAAATCAAAAGAAATCGGCCAAATCGTGTCCCTGATCACCAGCATTGCCGATCAGACCAACCTGTTGGCCTTAAACGCCGCCATCGAAGCAGCCAGGGCGGGGGAAAACGGTCGGGGCTTTGCCGTTGTTGCCGATGAGGTCCGTAAATTGGCGGAGCAATCGGGACAAGCGGCGGGGCGAATCAGTCAGTTGGTCGGTGAAATACAAGGGGAAACGGCCAACGCGGTCGAGTCGACGCAAGACGGAACGGTTGCGGTTCAGGAAGGAATCGTCATGGTGAACAAGGCTGGCGGCGCTTTTCACGAAATCGTCGACGCCGTGCATCTGTTATCCCAGCAAGTGAAGGACGCCGCTGCCGTGATCGGCGAGATCAATGAAGGCGCCGTCACCATGGTGGATTCAATGGATCAGGTGACGAAGATCGACCGTGAATCGGCCAAAAGCCTCGAAGACGTGGCCGCGGCCACGGAGGAGCAGGCTGCTACAGCCGAGTCGGTGACCTTTGCCGCCCAACAAATGGCTGGCATGTCTGTCGAATTGGACCAGTCGGTAAAAATGTTCAACGTATGA
- a CDS encoding (deoxy)nucleoside triphosphate pyrophosphohydrolase translates to MVVVHVVAAILVRDQRIFIAQRPADDALEFKWEFPGGKIEAGESPEASLRREMIEEFQMDIAVGDFFGESLYTYPKGTVRLLAYWATWIQGEPQLLAHADCRWVTVDELNQYEFAPADIPFVERLKESGSLPRSQQ, encoded by the coding sequence ATGGTTGTGGTTCACGTTGTCGCTGCGATATTAGTGCGCGATCAGCGCATCTTTATCGCCCAACGTCCTGCCGATGATGCATTAGAGTTCAAGTGGGAGTTTCCCGGCGGGAAAATCGAAGCGGGGGAAAGTCCGGAAGCATCCCTCCGCCGGGAGATGATAGAGGAATTTCAGATGGACATCGCCGTGGGCGACTTTTTCGGTGAGAGTCTGTACACCTATCCGAAAGGGACTGTCCGCCTGCTGGCCTACTGGGCAACGTGGATACAGGGAGAGCCCCAATTGTTGGCCCATGCCGATTGTCGTTGGGTGACGGTCGACGAACTGAACCAATATGAGTTTGCGCCGGCTGATATTCCCTTTGTGGAGCGACTGAAAGAATCTGGCTCCTTACCTCGATCACAACAATAA
- a CDS encoding Rqc2 family fibronectin-binding protein — protein MALDGLTLTTITDELRPALLGGRIDRIVQPLPEEIHLIGRTGHTNWRLLLSAHPVTGRIHLTKKNKPNPTQPPLYCMVLRKHLEGGRVRAVEQSPWERVVRLRFDASDELGGRTEKSLILEIMGKHSNLILVDDATETIIDGIRRYSHAVSRHREVLPGRTYIAPPDPNKKAPSAVTDETLAELIWKHDENTPVEKALQQNLMGVSPETAREICHRAGLGRDAVVGECGRYEFSRLALALRDLVSLVERQEPTPEIVWQAGTGAPKTFAPWPLTHLDAALRREKMDSVNEAADRFYHSKDDLEKLAAKRAALVKRIAAEWDRAQRRKTSQEKDIASAEKDLVCRTWGDLLLANLYRVQPGDAAITVADLTDPEKTHVIELEPSLSPSENVQAFYSRYNKARQTVLLATEQKENTAQEVAYLDTVLIALEQAETPGDLEEIRQELVTSGYLPDEGGKGKAGKGGYGGAGAGAGGKAGKAGSKGGKGGKGAGGKGNKGGKSGAADAEGPPKPLTVTTDDGWTIWIGRNNRQNDYLTMKMAREKDIWLHTKDIPGSHVVIPIRDQRPLPDSVLELAASYAAHFSRAREADKVPVDYTERRHVRKPSGAKPGFVIYDHQQTVWVRPRVTDNDVLIP, from the coding sequence ATGGCACTCGACGGACTCACCTTGACCACCATCACCGATGAACTGAGACCGGCGCTCCTGGGCGGGCGGATCGACCGCATCGTCCAGCCCCTGCCGGAAGAGATACACCTGATCGGCCGCACCGGCCACACAAACTGGCGCCTCTTGCTTTCGGCCCACCCCGTGACCGGGCGCATCCACCTGACGAAAAAAAACAAGCCCAACCCGACCCAGCCGCCCCTCTACTGCATGGTCCTGCGCAAGCACTTAGAGGGCGGGCGCGTCCGCGCCGTCGAGCAATCGCCCTGGGAGCGGGTCGTCCGATTGCGCTTTGACGCCAGCGACGAACTGGGCGGCCGGACGGAAAAGAGCCTGATCCTGGAGATCATGGGCAAACACTCGAACCTGATTCTCGTCGACGACGCAACGGAGACGATCATCGACGGCATCCGCCGCTACAGCCACGCCGTGAGCCGCCACCGGGAGGTCCTCCCCGGCCGGACCTACATCGCCCCGCCTGATCCGAATAAAAAAGCCCCGTCGGCGGTGACCGACGAGACCCTGGCGGAACTGATCTGGAAACACGACGAAAACACGCCCGTGGAAAAAGCGCTCCAGCAAAACCTGATGGGCGTCAGCCCGGAAACGGCGCGCGAGATCTGCCACCGCGCCGGCTTGGGCCGGGACGCCGTGGTCGGCGAATGCGGCCGCTACGAATTCAGTCGCCTCGCCCTGGCTTTGCGGGATCTGGTGTCCCTGGTGGAACGCCAGGAACCGACGCCGGAGATCGTCTGGCAAGCGGGCACAGGCGCGCCGAAGACCTTCGCCCCCTGGCCGCTGACCCACCTGGATGCGGCCCTGCGGCGGGAAAAGATGGACAGCGTCAACGAGGCCGCCGACCGCTTCTACCACAGCAAAGACGACCTGGAAAAACTGGCGGCCAAACGGGCCGCCCTGGTCAAGCGCATCGCCGCCGAATGGGACCGGGCGCAGCGGCGCAAGACGAGCCAGGAAAAAGACATCGCCTCGGCGGAAAAAGACCTCGTCTGCCGCACCTGGGGCGACCTGCTCCTGGCCAACCTCTACCGCGTCCAGCCGGGCGACGCCGCGATCACCGTAGCCGATCTGACCGACCCTGAAAAAACCCATGTGATCGAACTGGAACCCTCCCTGTCGCCGTCGGAGAACGTGCAAGCCTTCTACAGCCGCTACAACAAAGCCCGCCAGACGGTGTTGCTGGCGACGGAGCAAAAAGAAAACACCGCCCAGGAGGTCGCCTACCTGGATACGGTGCTGATTGCCCTGGAACAGGCGGAGACGCCGGGAGATCTGGAGGAGATCCGCCAGGAGTTGGTGACGAGCGGGTATTTGCCGGATGAGGGCGGCAAGGGAAAGGCTGGAAAAGGCGGCTATGGCGGCGCCGGCGCCGGCGCCGGCGGAAAGGCTGGGAAAGCGGGTTCTAAGGGTGGCAAGGGCGGAAAAGGTGCCGGTGGGAAGGGCAACAAAGGCGGCAAGAGCGGCGCCGCCGACGCGGAAGGACCGCCGAAGCCGCTGACGGTGACGACGGATGATGGCTGGACAATCTGGATCGGCCGCAACAACCGCCAGAACGACTACCTGACGATGAAGATGGCCCGCGAAAAAGACATCTGGTTGCACACGAAGGACATCCCCGGCTCCCACGTCGTCATCCCCATCCGGGACCAGCGCCCCCTCCCCGATTCGGTGCTGGAACTGGCGGCCTCCTACGCCGCCCACTTTAGCCGCGCCCGCGAGGCGGACAAGGTGCCCGTCGACTATACGGAGCGGCGGCATGTGCGCAAGCCCTCGGGGGCGAAGCCGGGGTTTGTGATTTATGATCACCAGCAGACGGTGTGGGTGAGACCGAGGGTGACGGATAATGATGTTCTAATCCCTTAG
- a CDS encoding cation-translocating P-type ATPase yields MKRKGHGRSGPETVAAPDKPWHQLTYEELCRALIAGPQGLNEREAEERLGRVGPNALREAEAVPLWRRLLAQFTDFMILVLLAATAISAFLGEMADAITILVIVVMNAVLGFVQEYRAEQSLEALKKLTAPEARVLRENREMRVAAHTIVPGDVVLLEAGDRVPADLRLLEVHDLEIDESPLTGESLPVCKQPDPITAAGVGIGDMDNMAFSGTSVTRGRGRGLVVATGMQTEMGRIAHLIESVGDDMTPLQRRLDELGKILVVLCLAICLVVVAIGLYQGEPVYRMVLTGVSLAVAAIPEGLPAIVTIVLAIGVQRMIRSRAIIRKLPAVETLGCATAICSDKTGTLTQNQMTVRQVWVSGERVDVSGQGIEPVGEFFAERHDLAVGAEGAGVGFAGGTGFAGGAGASRVAGVAVLTGGANQLRNSTGPGDAATGTGWADLDDLLRASVLCNNARLTGGEPSRSRKGASFWGSRKKNGGEAPAGDWALMGDPTEGALLVLAAKGGFLHQDVEAEFDRVEELPFDSDRKRMTVIVRDGKGQMMAFVKGAPETVLSRCAFARWNGSEAPLDDDRRRRILDENERMADEALRVLAIACRPLPAGMPVDKLMEIAEEDLTFLGLAGMMDPPRPGVRQAVERCGQAGIRTIMITGDHPVTALAVARELGISSRSDEVLTGACLDELDDRQLEEKVPRVAVYARVSPAHKLRIVRALKSRGHVVAMTGDGVNDAPAVKEADIGVAMGKAGTDVTKEASSMVLSDDNFVTIVTAVEQGRAIYDNIRKFIRYLLSCNAGEVLVMFLASLMALPLPLLPVQLLWVNLVTDGLPAMALGVDTPDPDVMRRPPRHPKESILAGGLGRNILIWGTYCGLATLAVFAWGIYLGDLPLARTMAFCTLTFFQLFYVFDCRSDRYSVFELGWFTNPSLIGAVCLSGLMQLAVVYLPPLQRIFQTVPLEPTHWLVILFFSGGWLLLAGLRHFILRPFGQRGRGRALYGQ; encoded by the coding sequence ATGAAACGTAAAGGCCATGGTCGTTCGGGGCCGGAGACGGTCGCCGCCCCGGACAAGCCCTGGCACCAGCTCACCTATGAGGAGTTGTGCCGGGCGCTGATCGCCGGCCCGCAGGGGCTCAATGAACGCGAGGCGGAAGAGCGGTTGGGGCGCGTCGGGCCGAACGCCCTCCGGGAGGCCGAGGCCGTGCCCTTGTGGCGGCGGCTTTTGGCGCAGTTCACCGACTTTATGATCCTGGTCCTCCTGGCGGCGACGGCCATTTCCGCTTTTTTGGGCGAGATGGCCGACGCCATCACCATCCTGGTCATCGTGGTCATGAACGCCGTTCTCGGCTTCGTCCAGGAGTACCGGGCCGAACAGTCTTTGGAGGCCTTGAAAAAACTGACGGCCCCGGAGGCGCGGGTGCTCCGCGAGAACCGCGAGATGCGCGTGGCAGCCCACACGATTGTCCCCGGCGATGTGGTGCTCTTGGAGGCGGGCGACCGGGTGCCGGCCGATCTGCGCCTTCTGGAGGTCCACGACCTGGAAATCGATGAGTCGCCCCTCACCGGCGAGTCCTTGCCGGTCTGCAAGCAGCCCGATCCGATCACCGCCGCCGGCGTGGGCATCGGCGACATGGACAACATGGCCTTTTCGGGGACAAGCGTCACCCGCGGCCGCGGGCGCGGCCTCGTCGTGGCGACGGGGATGCAGACGGAGATGGGCCGCATCGCCCACCTGATCGAGTCGGTTGGCGACGACATGACGCCCTTGCAGCGCCGCCTCGATGAACTGGGCAAGATCCTGGTCGTCCTCTGCCTGGCCATCTGCCTCGTCGTCGTCGCCATCGGCCTCTACCAGGGCGAGCCGGTCTACCGCATGGTCCTCACCGGCGTCAGCCTGGCCGTGGCGGCCATCCCCGAGGGATTGCCGGCCATCGTCACCATTGTCCTCGCCATCGGCGTGCAGCGGATGATCCGCAGCCGCGCCATCATCCGCAAACTGCCCGCCGTGGAGACCTTGGGTTGCGCCACGGCCATCTGCTCTGATAAGACGGGCACCTTGACCCAGAATCAGATGACGGTCCGCCAGGTCTGGGTCTCCGGGGAGCGCGTCGATGTGAGCGGCCAGGGGATCGAGCCGGTGGGCGAGTTTTTCGCGGAGCGGCATGACTTGGCGGTTGGGGCGGAAGGCGCGGGCGTTGGATTTGCCGGCGGGACTGGTTTTGCTGGAGGTGCCGGAGCCTCACGAGTCGCCGGAGTCGCTGTTTTGACCGGGGGGGCTAACCAATTGCGAAATTCTACGGGGCCCGGAGACGCCGCAACCGGGACAGGCTGGGCCGATCTGGACGATTTGCTTCGAGCTTCCGTGCTCTGCAACAACGCCCGACTCACCGGCGGCGAGCCCTCCCGCTCGCGCAAGGGTGCTTCCTTCTGGGGCAGCCGCAAGAAGAACGGGGGGGAAGCGCCGGCGGGTGACTGGGCGCTCATGGGCGATCCCACCGAAGGGGCGCTCCTGGTCCTGGCAGCCAAAGGAGGATTTCTCCATCAGGATGTCGAAGCTGAGTTTGATCGTGTCGAGGAACTGCCTTTTGACTCTGACCGCAAGCGGATGACCGTTATCGTGCGGGATGGGAAGGGGCAGATGATGGCCTTTGTGAAGGGCGCCCCGGAGACGGTCCTTTCCCGTTGCGCCTTCGCCCGCTGGAACGGTTCGGAAGCGCCCCTTGATGACGACCGCCGCCGCCGCATCCTCGATGAAAACGAGCGCATGGCCGATGAGGCCTTGCGGGTGCTGGCCATCGCCTGCCGGCCCCTCCCGGCGGGGATGCCCGTCGATAAATTGATGGAGATCGCCGAGGAGGATCTGACCTTCCTCGGGTTGGCCGGCATGATGGACCCGCCCCGGCCCGGCGTCCGCCAGGCGGTGGAGCGCTGCGGCCAGGCCGGCATCCGCACGATCATGATTACCGGCGACCATCCGGTGACGGCCTTGGCCGTCGCCCGCGAACTGGGCATCAGCAGCCGTTCCGACGAGGTGCTCACCGGCGCCTGTCTCGATGAACTCGACGACAGGCAACTGGAGGAAAAAGTGCCCCGCGTCGCTGTTTACGCCCGCGTCTCGCCGGCCCACAAATTGCGCATCGTCCGCGCCTTGAAGTCGCGGGGCCATGTGGTGGCCATGACGGGTGACGGCGTTAACGACGCCCCGGCCGTCAAAGAGGCCGATATTGGCGTCGCCATGGGCAAGGCCGGCACGGATGTGACGAAAGAGGCCTCCTCCATGGTCCTCTCCGATGACAACTTCGTCACCATCGTCACCGCCGTTGAGCAGGGCCGCGCCATCTACGACAACATCCGCAAGTTTATCCGCTATCTGTTGTCCTGCAACGCCGGCGAGGTGCTGGTGATGTTCCTGGCCAGCCTCATGGCCTTGCCCTTGCCGTTGTTGCCCGTTCAATTGCTCTGGGTCAACCTGGTCACGGACGGTCTGCCGGCCATGGCCCTCGGCGTGGATACGCCCGATCCAGATGTGATGCGGCGGCCGCCGCGCCACCCGAAAGAGAGCATTCTCGCCGGCGGCCTGGGACGAAATATCCTGATCTGGGGAACCTATTGCGGGTTGGCGACCTTGGCCGTCTTCGCCTGGGGGATATACTTAGGCGACTTGCCCCTGGCCCGGACGATGGCCTTTTGCACCCTGACTTTTTTCCAACTCTTTTACGTCTTTGACTGCCGGTCGGATCGCTACTCCGTCTTTGAACTGGGCTGGTTCACCAACCCCAGCCTGATCGGGGCCGTCTGCCTGTCCGGCCTGATGCAGTTGGCTGTTGTCTACCTGCCGCCGTTGCAGCGGATCTTCCAGACCGTTCCCCTGGAGCCGACCCACTGGCTCGTCATCCTCTTCTTCTCCGGCGGCTGGCTGCTGCTGGCCGGGCTTCGCCACTTCATCCTGCGGCCCTTTGGCCAGCGCGGGAGAGGGCGGGCGCTGTACGGGCAGTAA
- the dapF gene encoding diaminopimelate epimerase gives MEFVKMHGLGNDFIIVNAMEPPLLDRTDWEEIAVRMCDRHYGIGGDGLILVFPSDKADIRWRILNSDGSEPEMCGNGIRCLARYVYERGIVAKRRIEVDTLAGIIIPEIITDEAGAVTGVCVDMGEPRLQRHQIPMVGPEGPAVNQELAVGDEAVRVTAVSMGNPHCLIYVNDIDQAPVTTLGPKVEVHPAFPAKTNVEFVQVVSPDEVQMRVWERGAGPTLACGTGACATVVGSVLNGYTDRKVTVHLAGGPLHIEWREENNRVYMTGPAVEVFRGDFPL, from the coding sequence ATGGAATTCGTAAAAATGCACGGCCTCGGCAATGACTTCATCATTGTCAACGCCATGGAACCGCCCCTGTTGGACCGCACGGACTGGGAGGAGATCGCCGTCCGCATGTGTGACCGCCACTACGGTATCGGCGGCGACGGCCTGATCCTCGTCTTCCCCTCCGACAAGGCCGATATCCGCTGGCGCATCCTCAACTCCGACGGCTCCGAGCCGGAGATGTGCGGCAACGGCATCCGCTGCCTGGCCCGCTACGTCTACGAGCGGGGCATCGTCGCCAAGCGCCGCATCGAGGTGGACACCCTGGCCGGGATCATCATCCCCGAAATCATCACCGACGAGGCGGGCGCTGTCACCGGCGTCTGTGTCGACATGGGCGAACCGCGCTTGCAGCGCCACCAGATCCCCATGGTCGGGCCGGAAGGCCCCGCTGTCAATCAGGAACTGGCTGTCGGCGATGAGGCGGTCCGGGTGACGGCCGTATCCATGGGCAACCCCCACTGCCTCATCTATGTCAATGACATCGACCAGGCTCCGGTCACGACGCTTGGTCCCAAGGTGGAAGTCCATCCGGCTTTTCCGGCAAAGACGAACGTGGAATTCGTCCAGGTCGTCTCCCCCGATGAGGTGCAGATGCGGGTCTGGGAACGCGGCGCCGGCCCCACGCTGGCCTGCGGCACCGGCGCTTGCGCCACCGTCGTCGGCTCTGTCCTTAACGGCTACACGGACCGCAAGGTGACGGTCCACCTGGCCGGCGGTCCGCTGCACATCGAGTGGCGCGAAGAGAACAACCGTGTCTACATGACCGGCCCGGCGGTGGAAGTCTTCCGGGGCGATTTTCCCCTGTAA